The proteins below come from a single Papaver somniferum cultivar HN1 chromosome 11, ASM357369v1, whole genome shotgun sequence genomic window:
- the LOC113325110 gene encoding uncharacterized protein LOC113325110, with amino-acid sequence MINKIISWNIRGLGDVNKRIVVNSVLLKWRPDVVLLQETKLEVITDQLRREIWSSQDIGCHYLPSQGASGGMCILWDNSKLEVFDTLEERHTIACAFRSRVNQSECFVASVYGPRDRKERRRLWRELGDVMSLWDVPGVLGGDYNVTRFLEDKNRGNRITRAMKDFNKFINNWDLVDLPLTGEKYTWSNFQEFPTCSRIDRLIINKKWDEYYPGTYQLAKPRPTSDHTPIQLSTSAVNTGPRPQRFELMWLQDESIKERMQ; translated from the coding sequence ATGATAAACAAAATTATCAGTTGGAACATACGGGGTTTGGGGGATGTAAACAAGAGAATAGTGGTTAATTCGGTTCTTCTCAAGTGGCGTCCAGATGTGGTGCTATTGCAAGAGACAAAACTTGAAGTCATCACAGATCAACTTAGAAGGGAAATTTGGAGTTCGCAAGATATAGGCTGTCATTATTTACCGTCTCAAGGAGCATCAGGGGGAATGTGTATATTATGGGATAACAGCAAGTTAGAAGTTTTCGACACTCTAGAGGAAAGACACACTATTGCTTGTGCTTTCCGCTCTAGAGTCAATCAATCTGAGTGTTTTGTTGCTTCGGTGTATGGACCTCGAGATCGAAAAGAAAGACGAAGGTTGTGGAGAGAACTTGGGGATGTCATGTCTCTTTGGGATGTACCAGGGGTTCTTGGAGGCGACTACAATGTTACTAGGTTTTTAGAGGATAAAAATAGAGGTAATCGAATCACTAGAGCAATGAAGGACTTCAACAAATTTATCAACAATTGGGATCTAGTGGACTTGCCACTTACCGGTGAAAAGTATACGTGGTCTAATTTTCAGGAATTTCCTACTTGTAGTCGTATAGATAGACTGATCATTAACAAAAAGTGGGATGAGTATTACCCTGGCACATATCAATTGGCGAAACCTCGTCCAACTTCTGATCACACTCCAATACAGCTTTCAACCTCAGCAGTAAACACTGGGCCAAGACCTCAGAGATTTGAGCTAATGTGGCTGCAAGATGAGAGTATCAAAGAAAGAATGCAATAA